In Spirosoma aureum, a single genomic region encodes these proteins:
- a CDS encoding DUF72 domain-containing protein: MEFGKIHNLDTVNLTLPPGSAFNARVWAGVEPTKRPTVFIGGPIWANKDYVGKVYPSNAKEKDFLHYYTRQFNTIELNLTHYQIPTVGMIEKWKAEATERFTYCPKFPQIISHERQLVATEGLTEEFVNAVFGLEEFLGMTFLQLPPMFGPDKWPVLETYLKSLPDELDVAVEFRHPDWFSKAALWQQTLERLYALRRHVVITDVAGRRDVLHMGLSSPVLTLRFIANEGHSTDYTRTDTWIQRLKTWFDKGLQTAYLFVHGGGDNDTAPELILYWIRELNKHCGLNLREPVLQPKVVQGSLF; the protein is encoded by the coding sequence ATGGAATTCGGAAAAATACATAATCTCGATACGGTTAATCTCACATTGCCGCCCGGCTCAGCTTTCAATGCTCGTGTATGGGCAGGTGTAGAGCCTACCAAGCGGCCTACTGTATTCATAGGTGGCCCAATTTGGGCCAATAAAGATTACGTTGGCAAAGTTTATCCATCGAACGCAAAGGAGAAAGATTTTCTGCATTATTACACCCGGCAGTTCAACACCATTGAGTTAAATCTGACGCATTACCAGATTCCGACGGTGGGCATGATTGAAAAATGGAAAGCGGAAGCAACCGAGCGATTTACCTACTGTCCCAAATTTCCCCAGATTATTAGTCACGAACGGCAATTAGTGGCCACCGAAGGACTCACCGAAGAGTTTGTCAATGCCGTATTCGGATTAGAGGAGTTTTTAGGTATGACTTTTTTACAGCTACCTCCCATGTTTGGACCCGATAAGTGGCCGGTATTGGAAACGTATCTGAAAAGCTTACCCGACGAACTCGACGTGGCCGTAGAATTTCGTCATCCCGACTGGTTTAGCAAAGCTGCATTATGGCAGCAAACCCTCGAACGACTCTACGCCCTGCGTCGACACGTGGTCATTACCGACGTTGCCGGTCGGCGCGATGTATTGCATATGGGCCTGAGCAGTCCTGTTCTGACGCTCCGATTTATTGCCAATGAAGGCCACTCAACCGATTATACCCGCACCGATACCTGGATTCAACGCCTGAAAACCTGGTTCGATAAAGGACTGCAAACGGCTTACCTGTTTGTTCATGGCGGTGGAGATAATGACACCGCGCCTGAGCTAATTCTGTACTGGATTCGCGAATTGAACAAACATTGTGGGTTAAATCTGCGTGAACCAGTGCTTCAACCCAAGGTCGTGCAGGGCAGTTTGTTTTGA
- a CDS encoding valine--tRNA ligase, whose translation MISKTYTPQDIEEKWYQYWIDNQFFKSTPPTDADDKREPYTIVIPPPNVTGVLHMGHMLNNTIQDVLIRKARMEGKNACWVPGTDHASIATEAKVVAMLKERGINKHDLTREQFIEYVWEWTHKYGGIILQQLRKLGASCDWDRTRFTMEPALYESVIDTFVDLYNKGKIYRGVRMVNWDPQGLTAVSDEEVITKEVQQKLVYIQYEIAGSAGQVYITIATVRPETIMADAAIAVNPNDERYKHLHGKKAIIPLINREIPIILDEYVTMDFGTGGLKVTPAHDPNDYTLGIKHNLPVLDILNDDGTLNEKAQILVGQDRFAARKAIIKLLEESGNLVKAEDYKSNVGFSERTNAVIEPKLSLQWFLKMDELSKPAFENVMNDVIQLHPSKYKNMYRSWMENPHDWCISRQLWWGQRIPAFYMQDGTVIVAKNKHEALEKVQHEMLLFAMTEADLTQDEDVLDTWFSSWLWPMSVFKPSGNPDDPKAGPKDLDYYYPTNTLVTGFDIIFFWVARMIIAGYEYKGERPFKDVYFTGMVRDKLGRKMSKQLGNSPDPLDLIEKYGADGVRTGMLFSSAAGNDLLFDEKLVEQGRNFSNKIWNAFRLVKGWTISEQPATDSQQLAIRWFESKLYTTLIEIEDHFSKFRISDALQAIYKLIWDDFCSQYLELIKPGFEQPIDHTTYEATINFFEQLMRLAHPFMPFITEEIWQEIRERQSGDSICIAPFPKADAVDSQILIDFETLFDVISNVRNIRNAKQISPKTELPLAIKTSAPERFKVLEVLIQKMANVSTISYVSEKSDGLSFLIKGDEFFVDIAGEIDVEQEIVNTQKELLYNVGFRDSTAKKLSNEKFVANAKPDVVDRERQKLADAEAKIQALEQRLLDLGA comes from the coding sequence ATGATTTCAAAAACATACACCCCCCAGGACATTGAGGAAAAATGGTATCAATATTGGATTGATAACCAGTTTTTTAAATCGACACCCCCAACGGATGCTGACGACAAACGTGAACCTTACACCATCGTCATTCCGCCCCCAAACGTAACCGGGGTGTTGCATATGGGCCATATGCTCAATAATACGATTCAGGATGTGCTGATTCGGAAGGCGCGTATGGAAGGTAAAAATGCCTGCTGGGTTCCGGGCACCGACCACGCCAGCATTGCTACTGAAGCTAAAGTTGTGGCGATGCTTAAAGAGCGTGGCATAAATAAGCATGACCTCACACGCGAGCAGTTTATTGAGTATGTCTGGGAGTGGACCCACAAATACGGGGGTATTATTCTCCAGCAGCTCCGCAAACTAGGTGCCTCCTGCGACTGGGACCGTACACGATTTACAATGGAACCGGCTCTCTATGAATCGGTTATCGATACATTCGTTGACCTCTACAACAAAGGCAAGATTTATCGTGGTGTCCGCATGGTCAACTGGGACCCGCAAGGATTAACGGCGGTTTCTGACGAAGAAGTTATCACCAAAGAAGTTCAGCAAAAGCTGGTTTACATTCAGTACGAGATAGCAGGGAGCGCTGGGCAAGTTTATATTACCATTGCTACGGTTCGGCCGGAAACGATTATGGCTGATGCAGCCATTGCGGTCAATCCGAACGACGAACGTTACAAACACCTGCACGGCAAAAAAGCCATTATTCCGCTCATTAACCGCGAGATCCCGATTATTCTGGATGAATACGTCACGATGGATTTTGGAACGGGCGGCCTGAAAGTTACGCCCGCTCATGATCCGAATGACTATACGCTGGGCATCAAGCACAATTTACCCGTTCTGGACATTCTGAACGACGATGGTACGCTGAATGAAAAAGCGCAGATTCTGGTCGGTCAGGATCGTTTTGCGGCCCGTAAAGCGATTATCAAGCTGCTTGAGGAGTCGGGCAATCTGGTCAAGGCCGAAGACTATAAGTCAAATGTTGGTTTCTCGGAGCGGACCAATGCGGTAATCGAGCCAAAGCTATCCTTGCAGTGGTTCCTGAAAATGGACGAACTCTCGAAACCAGCGTTCGAGAACGTAATGAACGACGTTATTCAACTTCATCCATCGAAATACAAGAACATGTATCGTTCCTGGATGGAGAATCCACATGATTGGTGCATTAGTCGCCAGTTATGGTGGGGGCAACGGATTCCGGCATTTTATATGCAGGACGGCACCGTGATTGTTGCGAAAAACAAACACGAAGCGTTGGAGAAAGTACAGCACGAAATGCTGCTGTTTGCCATGACCGAGGCCGATCTGACCCAGGATGAAGACGTTCTGGATACATGGTTCTCATCGTGGCTCTGGCCGATGTCTGTTTTCAAACCGTCGGGCAACCCCGATGATCCAAAAGCGGGCCCGAAGGATCTCGATTATTATTACCCAACCAATACACTCGTTACCGGCTTCGATATTATTTTCTTCTGGGTAGCCCGGATGATTATTGCCGGTTACGAGTACAAGGGCGAGCGACCTTTCAAGGACGTTTACTTTACGGGTATGGTTCGCGATAAGCTGGGTCGGAAAATGTCGAAACAACTTGGTAATTCGCCCGACCCGCTCGATCTTATTGAAAAATACGGAGCCGATGGCGTTCGAACAGGGATGCTGTTCAGTTCGGCCGCTGGAAACGATTTATTGTTCGATGAGAAACTGGTAGAACAGGGTCGTAATTTCAGCAACAAAATCTGGAATGCGTTCCGATTGGTAAAAGGCTGGACAATCAGTGAGCAGCCGGCAACTGACAGTCAGCAGTTGGCGATCCGTTGGTTCGAATCGAAGCTGTATACAACCCTGATCGAGATTGAAGATCATTTCAGCAAATTCCGGATTTCGGATGCTTTACAGGCCATATACAAGCTGATCTGGGACGATTTCTGCTCGCAGTACCTCGAACTGATCAAGCCCGGCTTCGAGCAACCCATTGATCACACAACCTACGAGGCAACGATCAATTTCTTTGAGCAGTTAATGCGTCTGGCTCACCCGTTCATGCCATTTATTACGGAAGAAATCTGGCAGGAAATCCGGGAACGCCAATCCGGTGATAGTATTTGTATCGCGCCATTTCCAAAAGCGGATGCTGTTGACAGTCAGATTCTGATTGATTTCGAGACATTATTCGACGTTATCAGTAACGTCCGGAATATTCGGAATGCCAAGCAGATTTCGCCAAAAACCGAATTGCCATTAGCGATCAAGACCTCAGCACCCGAGCGATTTAAAGTACTTGAGGTTTTGATTCAAAAAATGGCAAATGTGTCCACAATAAGCTACGTCAGCGAGAAATCAGACGGCTTGTCGTTCCTGATTAAAGGTGATGAGTTTTTCGTAGATATTGCTGGCGAGATCGATGTCGAGCAGGAGATCGTCAACACCCAAAAGGAATTGCTCTACAACGTTGGGTTCCGTGACTCAACGGCCAAAAAGCTCTCCAATGAGAAATTCGTTGCCAATGCAAAACCCGACGTTGTTGATCGGGAACGTCAAAAACTTGCCGATGCTGAAGCAAAAATTCAGGCGCTAGAACAACGGTTACTGGATTTGGGCGCTTAA
- a CDS encoding D-glycero-alpha-D-manno-heptose-1,7-bisphosphate 7-phosphatase, with amino-acid sequence MSKCVFLDRDGVLNEDRTDYVYRVEDFIIPDGVPEALRLLKDAGYLLIVITNQAGIAKGLYTRDDVMACYNYLQEQCGQVIDDIYYCPHHPKYDTESLTRKPGSLLLEKAMAKYNITPDESWMIGDALRDMQAGKRVGVRTVRIADEPELSAECDGSAPNLLEASRIVLGYA; translated from the coding sequence ATGAGCAAGTGTGTTTTTCTGGACAGAGACGGCGTTTTAAATGAAGACCGGACAGATTACGTCTATCGCGTTGAAGATTTTATCATACCCGATGGTGTACCGGAAGCACTGCGTTTGTTGAAAGATGCAGGTTATCTGCTTATTGTGATTACGAACCAGGCTGGTATTGCCAAAGGGCTCTACACTCGTGACGACGTTATGGCCTGTTACAATTATTTGCAGGAACAATGCGGTCAGGTCATCGATGACATTTATTATTGCCCTCACCACCCGAAGTACGATACCGAATCGCTAACTCGTAAACCCGGTTCATTGCTGCTTGAAAAGGCGATGGCCAAATACAACATCACACCCGACGAATCGTGGATGATCGGCGATGCCCTCCGCGATATGCAGGCTGGTAAACGCGTTGGTGTGCGTACTGTTCGGATTGCTGACGAACCAGAACTTTCTGCCGAATGCGATGGTAGTGCCCCGAATCTGCTCGAAGCATCACGAATCGTATTAGGATATGCCTGA